GCGTAGCGGTTATCGTCATCAAGGACGGCAAGGTCCTGCTTGGAAAGCGTAAAAATTCCCATGGATCGGGCACCTGGCATTTTCCGGGCGGCCACCTGGAATTCAACGAGTCCATCGAAGCGTGTGCCCGCAGAGAAGTTTTTGAAGAAACCGGCCTCAGAATCAAAAATATAAGACTTGGTCCATATACCAACGATATGTTCGAGAAGGAGCAAAAACACTATATCACCTTATTTGCTGTTTCAGAGTACGATTCCGGCGTGGTGGAACTTAAAGAGCCGGAAAAGTGCGACACTTGGGATTGGTTTGAGTGGACTCAACTGCCGCAACCGTCGTTTTTATCGATTCAAAATTTGCTGAAGCTAAATTTCAAACCGCCGACTTAACCCCGAGCCGGACAAGCCGGTCACAGCGTATCTAAGATTCCGTTTTCATTGAAAAGGTGAAGGCTCGATTCTTGGAGGCCTGGGAAGTTTAATTGGCGGAAATGATTAAAAATAGAAACACGACCTATGACCGTTTTGCAACACATACCCGCCATGATCAGAGTCGGCATCGTATTTATCCTGGTACTGGTTTTCATCCGAAAGAAACTGTCC
This DNA window, taken from Candidatus Desulfatibia profunda, encodes the following:
- a CDS encoding NUDIX domain-containing protein; translated protein: MKKRPYIGVAVIVIKDGKVLLGKRKNSHGSGTWHFPGGHLEFNESIEACARREVFEETGLRIKNIRLGPYTNDMFEKEQKHYITLFAVSEYDSGVVELKEPEKCDTWDWFEWTQLPQPSFLSIQNLLKLNFKPPT